The Sulfurihydrogenibium sp. DNA window GGCGGGCAGTGGAACGTTATAAGTGTATCCGTAGCCTTTTCCAACTCCTTTTTCATTTTTTGAACCGGTTCCCGGATAAAAGGGATATTCATGGGCTGAAAAGTAAAACACAGTGTCATCATCGTAGAAAGCTTTTTGTGTACCGTTTCCATGGTGGGCATCAAAATCTATTATAAAAACTTTATTAAAGCCTTTTTGCTGTGCATATCTTGCTGTTATAGCAATATTATTAAAGATACAAAATCCCATTGCTTTATCTTTTTCTGCATGATGACCTGGTGGTCTTACAGCACAAAATGCCCTTTCTATATTTCCGTTAATTATATTATCAATTGCTTCAAGACCTGCACCTACTGCCATCACAGCAGCTTCATACGAATACTCTCCAACGTGTGTATCCGGGTCTAAATATCCACCACCGGCAGCGCAAAAATCCATTATTTCTTGTGGATAGTAAGTATCATGTATCAACGTTATTTCCTTAGCCGATGCTCTTCTTGGCTTTAGATGGATTAATTTGTCCTTTATAGGTTCTAAATATTTATTTATGTAAATAAGTCTTTCCGGAGATTCTGGATGACCTATTCCGGAGTCATGTTCTAAATATATATCATCGTAAAAATAACCGACTTTCTTCACGATACTACCCCACAAATTGAATAATGATAAAATTATACAATACTTAGGCATATTTTATTAACTCTAAGGGAGAAAAAATGGAAAATATAAAAATAGTTGATAATAGGGTGTTAAAAAATGCTTTAACAAATTTAAGAGATAAAAATTTAAAATCTTCTCAAGTTAGAAAACAGATAGAGATAATAGCAAAGATTTTATTAATAGAAGCTTTAAAGAATGAAAATCCTATATACACAGAAGTAAGAAACACCCCTTGCTAAGGGTACATTTGAAGCGTTAGAAGAAGATAGATACGTTATTGTACCGATATTAAGAGCCGGTTTGCCGATGTTGAATGGATGCTTAGAAGTTTTACCGGAGGCAAAAGCCGGATTTTTAGCAATAAAAAGAGATGAAGAAACATTAAAAAGCACATTATTTTACGAAAGACTTCCTAATTTAAACGGTAAAACTGTGATAATAGTCGACCCAATGGTTGCAACAGGTGGTTCCTTAGAGTACGCAATAAGTGTGATTAAAAAACATAGTCCGGAGAAAATTATTTCATTAAATATAGTTGCATCTCCGGAAGGAATCGGAAATGTAAGTAAATTTGAAGATGTTTTATTTTACATAGGTCAGATTGATAAAGGATTAAACGACAAAGGTTATATAATCCCTGGTATTGGCGATGCTGGAGATAGGGCTTTTAATACATGAAATGCAAGATGTTAAGCGTAAGAGTTGAAATTGGTTTGTTGTTTGCTGATAAAAGTTATT harbors:
- a CDS encoding histone deacetylase, which translates into the protein MKKVGYFYDDIYLEHDSGIGHPESPERLIYINKYLEPIKDKLIHLKPRRASAKEITLIHDTYYPQEIMDFCAAGGGYLDPDTHVGEYSYEAAVMAVGAGLEAIDNIINGNIERAFCAVRPPGHHAEKDKAMGFCIFNNIAITARYAQQKGFNKVFIIDFDAHHGNGTQKAFYDDDTVFYFSAHEYPFYPGTGSKNEKGVGKGYGYTYNVPLPAGTGDEVYIEIYSQTLPELVKSFNPDIILVSAGYDLHQDDPLAYLEVSTEGIGTIVENILKSADVPYVFMLEGGYNLNALGESVRLTIEKMLYI
- the upp gene encoding uracil phosphoribosyltransferase, with product MVPILRAGLPMLNGCLEVLPEAKAGFLAIKRDEETLKSTLFYERLPNLNGKTVIIVDPMVATGGSLEYAISVIKKHSPEKIISLNIVASPEGIGNVSKFEDVLFYIGQIDKGLNDKGYIIPGIGDAGDRAFNT